One Babesia bovis T2Bo chromosome 4 map unlocalized Chr4_1, whole genome shotgun sequence genomic window carries:
- a CDS encoding DHHC palmitoyltransferase family protein, translating into METSMEDDSDVYQQIPAESGLEHDGEDEIARFGPNPYALAFSVAMVFTEWIQMIWISHRLKHVKFYFIFTILFAIVFVMMTLINRSNPGLMPMDVDLELYRSEGAPAIAVEVNNTRFIQRWCVTCRIYKSPRVKHCYECGRCIKRFDHHCQWLSNCIGEHNYKLFMNFWLFYSLTELVSLYYILKSIKMIAIVVGSGGRGCGLKVFASQYTTLFLITIIAFIRTLFVLYNTLGNAYFISKNITYYEYLTRQYCGTNPFDAGFINNVKEFWSLPWIELRQ; encoded by the exons ATGGAAACTTCTATGGAAGACGATTCAGACGTATACCAGCAGATTCCAGCAGAATCAG GTTTAGAACATGATGGAGAGGATGAAATTGCCAGATTTGGGCCAAATCCTTACGCATTGGCTTTTTCCGTGGCTATGGTATTCACAGAATGGATACAGATGATCTGGATTAG TCATCGCCTAAAACATGTGAAATTCTATTTTATTTTCACCATTTTGTTTGCAATTGTGTTCGTCATGATGACCCTCATCAACAGATCTAACCCAGGGCT GATGCCAATGGATGTAGATTTAGAACTATATCGTAGTGAAGGAG CACCTGCTATAGCAGTGGAAGTTAACAATACCAGGTTCATACAAAGGTGGTGTG TCACATGCCGTATATATAAGTCTCCACGGGTCAAGCATTGCTATGAATGTGGTAGATGTATCAAACGATTCGATcaccattgccaatg GTTGTCAAACTGCATTGGGGAACACAACTATAAACTATTCATGAATTTTTGGTTGTTCTACTCGTTGACAGAATTGGTATCACTCTATTACATATTGAAGTCAATCAAG ATGATAGCCATAGTAGTTGGCTCCGGCGGCAGAGGTTGCGGATTAAAAGTATTCGCTTCtcaatatacaacatt GTTCCTCATCACAATAATTGCGTTCATACGGACCCTCTTCGTGCTGTACAATACCTTGGGAAACGCATACTTCATATCAAAGAATATTACATACTATGAATATCTAACAAGACAATATTGCGGCACGAATCCGTTCGACGCTG GATTCATTAACAACGTCAAAGAATTTTGGTCACTGCCCTGGATAGAGCTAAGACAGTAA
- a CDS encoding RNA recognition motif domain containing protein yields MADSAGQKRTLFVRELADEVNKEILYASFIPFGNIINIDLPVDKEKGTNRGIAFIEFEDEEDAKHAIFNHNESELYGRVIKVAYSTKAHVKQVKSANVRHRAVWHDDPTFGHDLRPDDEDPPHDEANKS; encoded by the exons atggcCGATTCTGCTGGTCAAAAGCGCACGCTTTTCGTTCGCGAGCTTGCTGATGAGGTGAACAAGGAAATACTCTATGCGTCGTTCATCCCCTTTGGGAATATAATTAACATAGACTTACCTGTTGACAAGGAAAAGG GCACTAATCGAGGTATTGCGTTCATTGAGTttgaagatgaagaagacgCAAAGCACGCCATTTTTAATCACAACGAATCTGAATTATATGGCAGGGTCATAAAGGTGGCGTATTCTACTAAGGCGCATGTTAAACAGGTGAAATCGGCGAATGTACGTCACAGAgctg TTTGGCATGATGATCCTACATTTGGTCATGATTTGAGacctgatgatgaagatcCACCTCATGATGAGGCGAATAAAAGCTGA